One genomic window of Clostridium taeniosporum includes the following:
- a CDS encoding multidrug transporter: MNKSLKRLVSLTVAGLITSISLVQMPVSANTSKSVLSLEKAIDSAVDNSYQIVLNEQKQDMLEDKDDFYQDVDKDDDGYNDIQMSENEQKRKFLEDQISVDVTNKYNSIILLKKELKNINIDIKIKTKDYETMELKKKIGLVSTIQIQNAKAEIDKLKAEKKSKEEELENSKKVFSIITDIDVEDYILDNDVKFKPLRLDESLEFYLDDRIDTYFRYNKKLAEWVEDNYTSTAGSKPVSPNSSDEKYKEKDEDGNFKYNFKTDLEQWKLDYRNWMANSLKDIESEYKANTAVDSVNDGKRTMKQTLLTTYTKLVTLEGNISSMKSQLEVLNNKTKITKLQYDIGLATKQDYYKQLLANEQLKVTYESLINSYNDLKEKIDKPWTISSGM, from the coding sequence ATGAATAAAAGCTTAAAAAGATTAGTATCATTGACTGTTGCAGGTTTAATAACATCAATATCATTAGTTCAAATGCCAGTAAGTGCTAATACATCTAAGTCAGTATTAAGTTTAGAAAAAGCTATAGATTCAGCAGTAGATAATAGTTATCAAATAGTGTTAAATGAACAAAAACAGGATATGCTTGAAGATAAAGATGATTTTTATCAGGATGTTGATAAGGATGATGATGGATATAATGATATACAAATGAGTGAAAATGAGCAAAAGAGAAAGTTTTTAGAAGATCAAATATCTGTAGATGTAACTAATAAATATAATTCAATAATATTACTTAAAAAAGAATTAAAGAATATAAACATAGATATAAAAATAAAAACTAAAGACTATGAAACTATGGAATTGAAAAAGAAAATAGGTTTAGTTAGTACTATTCAAATTCAAAATGCTAAAGCAGAAATAGACAAACTTAAGGCTGAAAAAAAGTCAAAAGAAGAAGAACTAGAGAATAGTAAAAAAGTTTTTTCTATAATAACAGATATAGATGTTGAAGATTATATATTAGATAATGATGTTAAATTTAAACCATTAAGGCTGGATGAATCTTTAGAGTTTTATCTTGATGATAGAATAGATACTTACTTTAGATATAATAAAAAGTTAGCTGAATGGGTTGAAGATAATTACACAAGTACAGCAGGATCTAAACCAGTTTCACCAAATTCAAGTGATGAAAAATATAAGGAAAAAGATGAAGATGGAAATTTTAAATATAATTTTAAAACTGATTTAGAACAATGGAAATTAGATTATAGAAATTGGATGGCTAATTCATTAAAAGATATAGAAAGTGAGTATAAAGCTAATACAGCTGTAGACTCAGTTAATGATGGTAAGAGAACTATGAAGCAAACATTGCTTACAACTTATACAAAGCTTGTTACATTAGAAGGTAATATATCTTCAATGAAGTCACAGCTTGAAGTATTAAATAATAAAACTAAGATAACTAAGTTACAATACGATATTGGACTAGCTACGAAACAAGATTATTATAAACAACTTTTAGCTAATGAACAATTAAAGGTTACTTATGAATCTTTAATTAATAGCTACAATGATTTAAAAGAAAAAATAGATAAACCGTGGACTATTTCTTCTGGAATGTAG
- a CDS encoding transglutaminase domain-containing protein, with protein MKVLRNTLKSIIIGITLITSTYVNVYASETFYDSNKLKNEIYNNLEDWKTDFTLNYGGENIQSILDSAINNEDYLERSVASYNIKISGAINKFNIKYRTTKSQENFIDSELKRIVNNLIDPNMSKVDKIITINNYLVKIYKYDYNLKSDNVYSALTTKKTICQGYAMTAYKMFKILGIDSRIISGTINGTAHAWNMVNIKGNWYHLDITNNDNVIRDKYLLVSDQFLISEGFSWDRSKYPVSYSNYYNSHKTYVDYNNDNEKDIYTYYNGGKWYIKDGVWHYFRYCGKDAIGWLKNDGNWYYFDRNGDMKVGWILDNGTWYYCYSNGQMAYNTTIGKYKLGSTGALIN; from the coding sequence ATGAAGGTATTAAGAAATACATTAAAATCAATAATAATAGGAATAACTTTAATTACTTCTACATATGTAAATGTTTATGCTTCAGAAACATTTTATGATTCTAATAAATTAAAGAATGAAATTTATAATAATTTAGAGGATTGGAAAACAGATTTTACTCTTAATTATGGTGGAGAAAATATTCAGTCTATACTAGATAGTGCAATAAATAATGAAGATTATTTAGAAAGATCAGTAGCATCATATAACATAAAAATTAGTGGAGCTATAAATAAATTTAATATAAAATATAGAACAACAAAATCACAAGAAAATTTTATTGATAGTGAATTAAAAAGAATAGTGAATAATTTAATAGATCCCAATATGAGTAAAGTAGATAAGATTATAACTATAAATAATTATTTGGTTAAAATATATAAATATGATTATAATTTAAAATCTGATAATGTATATTCTGCATTAACAACTAAAAAAACTATATGTCAAGGTTATGCTATGACTGCATATAAAATGTTTAAGATATTAGGTATAGATTCTAGAATTATTAGTGGAACAATAAATGGAACAGCACATGCTTGGAATATGGTAAATATTAAAGGTAATTGGTATCATTTAGATATAACTAATAATGATAATGTTATTAGAGATAAATATTTACTTGTAAGTGATCAATTTTTAATATCAGAAGGATTCAGTTGGGATAGATCTAAATACCCAGTTTCATATTCTAATTATTATAATAGTCATAAGACTTATGTAGATTATAATAATGATAATGAAAAAGATATATATACTTATTATAATGGTGGAAAGTGGTATATTAAAGATGGTGTTTGGCATTATTTTAGATATTGTGGTAAAGATGCTATAGGATGGCTTAAAAATGATGGAAACTGGTATTACTTTGATAGGAATGGTGATATGAAAGTAGGGTGGATATTAGATAATGGAACATGGTACTATTGTTATTCTAATGGACAAATGGCCTATAATACTACTATAGGTAAATATAAATTAGGTAGTACTGGAGCTTTGATAAATTAG
- the glmS gene encoding glutamine--fructose-6-phosphate transaminase (isomerizing) yields the protein MCGIVGYLGSGKATSFLINGLSKLEYRGYDSAGVAVVNNGDIEVRKFKGRLANLADNIKGNPVEGNMGIGHTRWATHGAPSDVNSHPHLNSKETIAVVQNGIIENYLTLRTWLKGEGYTFKSETDTEVIPNLIDYYYEGDLFEAVIKTLKRLEGSYALGVVCKDEPDKLIAVRKECPLIVGLGKDESFIASDIPAVLSYTRDVYLLEDHEIAVLSNDGVKLYAEDGKEIKKDVYHVTWSEDAAEKGGFEDFMLKEIHEQPRAIRDTMAGRISMEKSMLLDDLKITKEDLENTDRVFIVACGTAYHAGLVGKNMIESLAKIPVEVDIASEFRYRNPLVTEKSLVVVISQSGETADTLAALRNSKNIGATIIALTNVVGSSVSREADHVLYTLAGPEISVASTKAYTTQIIGMYMMAMTFAKILGKLKSDRLEKLKEELLDLPEKVELVLEDRDKIKAIAEKMYEEKDVFYLGRGLDYAVALEGSLKLKEISYIHAEAYAGGELKHGPIALIEDGTNVVALLTQEALKEKMVSNIVEIRARGAKVIGVCYQGTKGLEEVLDEVIYIPRTKDMFAPVLSVAALQLLSYYVAKSKGCDIDKPRNLAKSVTVE from the coding sequence ATGTGCGGAATAGTTGGATATTTAGGAAGTGGAAAAGCTACTTCATTTTTAATTAATGGATTATCAAAATTAGAGTATAGAGGTTATGACTCAGCTGGAGTAGCTGTTGTTAATAATGGAGATATAGAAGTAAGAAAGTTTAAAGGAAGATTAGCTAATTTAGCAGATAATATAAAGGGAAATCCTGTAGAAGGTAATATGGGGATAGGACATACAAGATGGGCAACTCATGGAGCACCATCAGATGTTAATTCACATCCACATTTAAATAGTAAGGAAACAATTGCTGTAGTTCAAAATGGAATAATTGAGAATTATCTAACATTAAGAACGTGGCTTAAAGGCGAAGGTTATACTTTTAAATCTGAAACAGATACAGAAGTAATTCCTAACTTAATAGATTACTATTATGAAGGAGATTTATTTGAAGCAGTTATAAAAACACTTAAGAGACTTGAAGGGAGTTATGCTTTAGGTGTTGTTTGTAAAGATGAACCAGATAAATTAATAGCAGTAAGAAAAGAATGTCCTTTAATTGTAGGTTTAGGAAAAGATGAATCATTCATCGCATCAGATATTCCAGCTGTATTAAGTTACACTAGAGATGTATATCTTTTAGAAGATCATGAAATAGCTGTTCTTTCAAATGATGGTGTTAAACTTTATGCTGAAGATGGAAAAGAAATAAAGAAAGATGTTTATCATGTTACATGGAGTGAAGATGCTGCTGAAAAAGGTGGATTTGAAGATTTCATGTTAAAAGAAATTCATGAACAACCAAGAGCTATAAGAGATACTATGGCAGGCAGAATTTCAATGGAAAAGAGCATGCTTTTAGATGATTTAAAAATCACTAAAGAAGATTTAGAAAATACAGATAGAGTATTTATAGTAGCTTGTGGTACTGCATATCATGCTGGACTTGTAGGTAAAAATATGATTGAATCACTTGCAAAAATTCCAGTAGAAGTTGATATAGCATCTGAGTTTAGATACAGAAATCCACTAGTAACAGAAAAATCTTTAGTTGTTGTTATAAGTCAATCTGGAGAAACAGCAGATACCTTAGCAGCTTTAAGAAACAGCAAAAATATTGGAGCTACTATAATAGCGCTAACTAATGTAGTTGGAAGTTCAGTATCAAGAGAAGCTGATCATGTATTATATACATTAGCAGGACCAGAAATTTCAGTTGCATCTACTAAAGCTTATACAACTCAAATAATTGGAATGTATATGATGGCTATGACATTTGCTAAAATATTAGGAAAATTAAAGAGTGATAGATTAGAAAAATTAAAAGAAGAGTTATTAGATTTACCAGAAAAGGTAGAACTAGTTTTAGAAGATAGAGATAAGATAAAAGCAATAGCTGAAAAAATGTATGAAGAAAAAGATGTATTTTATTTAGGTAGAGGTCTTGATTATGCAGTTGCATTAGAAGGATCACTTAAGCTTAAGGAAATATCATATATTCATGCTGAAGCATATGCAGGTGGAGAATTAAAACATGGTCCTATAGCATTAATTGAAGATGGAACAAATGTAGTTGCTTTATTAACTCAAGAAGCTTTAAAAGAGAAAATGGTAAGTAATATTGTTGAAATTAGAGCAAGAGGAGCAAAAGTTATAGGAGTTTGTTATCAAGGAACTAAGGGATTAGAAGAAGTTTTAGATGAGGTTATTTATATTCCAAGAACTAAGGATATGTTTGCACCAGTATTAAGTGTTGCTGCACTTCAATTATTATCATATTATGTAGCAAAATCTAAAGGTTGCGATATAGATAAGCCAAGAAACTTAGCTAAATCAGTTACTGTGGAATAA
- a CDS encoding beta-class carbonic anhydrase codes for MSKLKEILDFNKNFVENKRFEEFITTKTPKKKMVILSCMDTRLTELLPKAMNIKNGDAKIIKNAGAMIVHPFGSVMRSILVSIYEFEAEDVFVVGHYGCGMSNIDPKKIVNKMINRGINAETVSILNNSGINIESWLHGFESVEHSIEKSVKMIKNHPLMPKDIRVHGLIISPDTGKIDVLIDDDK; via the coding sequence ATGAGTAAATTAAAAGAAATATTAGACTTTAATAAAAATTTTGTGGAAAATAAAAGATTTGAAGAATTTATTACAACAAAAACACCCAAAAAGAAAATGGTTATATTATCATGCATGGATACTAGATTAACAGAATTATTACCTAAAGCTATGAACATAAAAAATGGAGATGCAAAAATAATAAAAAATGCTGGTGCAATGATAGTGCATCCATTTGGAAGTGTGATGAGAAGTATATTAGTTTCAATATATGAATTTGAAGCTGAAGATGTTTTTGTAGTAGGACACTATGGTTGTGGTATGAGCAATATAGACCCTAAAAAAATAGTAAATAAAATGATTAATAGAGGAATAAACGCTGAAACTGTTTCTATTTTAAATAATTCTGGAATAAACATTGAGTCATGGCTTCATGGATTTGAGTCTGTAGAACATTCTATAGAAAAAAGTGTAAAAATGATAAAAAATCATCCCTTGATGCCTAAAGATATAAGAGTTCATGGATTAATCATTAGCCCAGATACAGGTAAAATAGATGTACTTATAGATGATGATAAATAA
- a CDS encoding 5-formyltetrahydrofolate cyclo-ligase has protein sequence MNILEEKKELRKKILNLRKEINSTEKKNFDNIIHKKFFESKFYSQCRNIFVYISYDSEIDTKTLIIKALKDGKNIYVPRTNYKTKLMEAVKITSLENLIEDRYGILQPKESELSTELNNIDLVIIPGVAFDINGGRMGYGGGFYDRYLNKCKKDIFKIALAYDFQVIDYIPMDKHDISVDCVITNTKEIIIRYQTSIR, from the coding sequence ATGAATATTTTAGAAGAAAAAAAGGAATTAAGAAAAAAAATATTAAATTTAAGAAAAGAAATAAATTCTACAGAAAAGAAAAATTTTGATAATATAATCCACAAGAAATTTTTTGAAAGTAAATTTTATTCACAATGTAGAAATATTTTTGTGTATATCTCTTACGATTCTGAAATTGATACTAAAACTTTAATAATAAAAGCATTAAAAGATGGAAAAAATATATATGTACCTAGGACAAATTATAAGACTAAATTAATGGAAGCTGTTAAAATAACATCTTTAGAAAATCTTATAGAAGATAGATATGGGATTTTACAGCCTAAAGAAAGTGAGTTATCAACTGAGTTAAATAATATTGATTTAGTCATTATACCAGGAGTTGCTTTTGATATAAATGGTGGCAGAATGGGATATGGAGGGGGATTTTATGATAGATATTTAAATAAATGTAAAAAAGACATATTTAAAATTGCATTAGCATACGATTTTCAAGTAATAGATTATATACCAATGGATAAGCATGATATAAGTGTAGATTGTGTTATTACAAACACTAAAGAAATCATTATAAGATATCAAACAAGCATTAGATGA
- the thrS gene encoding threonine--tRNA ligase, with protein sequence MIKITLKDGSIKEFEAGISIYEIAKSISEGLARNAYCGIVNGKVYDLRDKITQDINLSICTFDSQEGKDAVRHSISHVLACAVKKLFPNTKLAIGPSIANGFYYDFDKDVAFSAQDLEKIEAEMKKIIKANPSIERFELPRNEALELMKDEPYKVELINDLSDDEVISFYKIGDFTDLCAGPHVMSLKSIKAIKLTRSAGAYWKGDEKNKMLTRIYGTAFLKKSDLDAYLEALEEAKKRDHNKLGRELKLFTTDENVGQGLPLLMPKGAKIVQLLQRWVEDEEEKRGYVLTKTPFMAKSDLYKISGHWDHYKDGMFVLGDEEKDDEVFALRPMTCPFQYTIYNAEQHSYRDLPIRYGETSTLFRNESSGEMHGLIRVRQFTLADGHLIVTPEQLEEEFKGVVELIQYIMKTLGIDEDISYRFSKWDPNNTEKYINDPEAWNKTQDTMRTILDHLKINYVEADDEAAFYGPKLDLQFRNVHGKEDTLFTVQIDFALAERFDMNYVDKDGEKKRPYIIHRSSIGCYERTLAMLIEKYAGAFPTWLSPVQVKVLPISDKYNDYAESVVKSLRNKGVRIEADYRAEKIGYKIREARLERTPYILVVGEKEANNNEVSVRSRKNDDEGAMKLDAFTERLLNEIATKER encoded by the coding sequence ATGATAAAAATAACTTTAAAAGATGGATCAATTAAAGAATTTGAAGCTGGAATATCTATATATGAAATAGCAAAATCAATTAGTGAAGGTTTAGCTAGAAACGCATATTGTGGTATTGTTAATGGTAAAGTATATGATCTTAGAGACAAAATTACTCAAGATATAAACTTAAGTATTTGCACTTTTGATTCTCAAGAAGGTAAAGATGCTGTAAGACATAGTATTTCTCATGTGCTAGCTTGTGCTGTTAAGAAATTATTCCCCAATACTAAATTAGCTATAGGACCATCTATTGCAAATGGTTTTTACTATGATTTTGATAAAGATGTTGCATTCTCAGCTCAAGATTTAGAAAAAATTGAAGCAGAGATGAAAAAAATAATAAAAGCAAATCCTTCAATTGAAAGATTTGAACTTCCAAGAAATGAAGCTTTAGAGTTAATGAAAGATGAACCATATAAAGTTGAATTAATAAATGACTTAAGTGATGATGAAGTAATATCATTCTATAAGATTGGAGATTTCACTGACTTATGTGCAGGACCTCATGTTATGTCATTAAAATCAATTAAAGCAATAAAACTTACTAGAAGTGCTGGCGCTTACTGGAAAGGTGACGAAAAAAATAAAATGCTTACTAGAATATATGGTACTGCTTTCTTAAAAAAATCTGATCTTGATGCATACCTAGAAGCATTAGAAGAAGCTAAAAAAAGAGATCATAATAAATTAGGTAGAGAACTTAAATTATTTACTACTGATGAAAATGTAGGTCAAGGTCTTCCTTTATTAATGCCAAAAGGAGCTAAAATTGTTCAACTTCTTCAAAGATGGGTTGAAGATGAAGAAGAAAAAAGAGGTTATGTATTAACTAAAACTCCATTTATGGCTAAAAGCGACCTTTATAAAATTTCTGGTCACTGGGATCATTACAAAGATGGTATGTTTGTATTAGGTGATGAAGAAAAGGATGATGAAGTTTTTGCATTAAGACCAATGACTTGTCCATTCCAATATACTATATATAATGCTGAACAACATAGTTATAGAGATCTTCCTATAAGATATGGTGAAACTTCTACTCTATTTAGAAATGAATCTTCTGGAGAAATGCATGGACTTATAAGAGTTAGACAATTTACTCTAGCTGATGGTCATTTAATTGTAACTCCAGAGCAATTAGAAGAAGAATTTAAAGGTGTAGTTGAATTAATCCAATATATAATGAAAACATTAGGTATAGATGAAGATATAAGCTATAGATTCTCTAAATGGGATCCAAATAATACTGAAAAATATATAAATGATCCTGAAGCTTGGAACAAGACTCAAGATACAATGAGAACTATATTAGATCATTTAAAAATTAATTATGTTGAGGCTGATGATGAAGCTGCATTCTATGGTCCAAAGCTTGATTTACAATTTAGAAATGTTCATGGAAAAGAAGACACATTATTCACAGTTCAAATAGATTTTGCTTTAGCTGAAAGATTTGATATGAATTATGTTGATAAAGATGGAGAAAAGAAACGTCCATATATAATTCATAGATCATCAATTGGTTGTTATGAAAGAACTTTAGCAATGCTTATAGAAAAATATGCTGGTGCATTCCCTACTTGGCTTTCTCCAGTTCAAGTGAAAGTATTGCCAATATCAGATAAATATAATGATTACGCTGAATCAGTTGTTAAATCATTAAGAAATAAAGGTGTTAGAATTGAAGCTGACTACAGAGCTGAAAAAATTGGTTACAAAATCAGAGAAGCTAGACTTGAAAGAACTCCTTATATCTTAGTAGTTGGAGAAAAAGAAGCTAATAATAATGAAGTTTCTGTAAGAAGTAGAAAGAATGATGATGAAGGTGCTATGAAACTAGATGCCTTTACTGAAAGACTATTAAATGAAATAGCTACAAAAGAAAGATAA
- a CDS encoding HNH endonuclease, whose amino-acid sequence MYLCEICKKQADIHHIVHRSEGGLDIKLNYKYLCPYHHRGKLGPHHCEETDILYKLELQNNLFYLLKNDYYKFKKLMTILEVSRNQLKRIVKDLKLYKEGYKKLDIIVKIMGGKLYSEEMIENLNLDKLIDNIDKEH is encoded by the coding sequence TTGTATTTGTGTGAAATATGTAAAAAACAGGCTGACATTCATCATATTGTTCACAGAAGTGAAGGTGGATTGGATATAAAGTTAAATTATAAATATTTATGTCCATATCATCATAGAGGTAAGCTAGGACCTCATCATTGTGAAGAAACTGATATTTTGTACAAGTTAGAACTTCAAAACAATCTATTTTATCTTTTAAAAAATGACTATTACAAATTTAAAAAATTAATGACAATTCTCGAAGTATCTAGAAATCAACTAAAAAGAATAGTAAAAGACTTAAAACTATACAAAGAAGGATATAAGAAATTAGATATAATAGTTAAGATTATGGGTGGAAAATTATATTCTGAAGAAATGATTGAAAATCTAAATTTAGATAAATTAATCGACAATATAGATAAAGAACATTAA